A genomic stretch from Falco cherrug isolate bFalChe1 chromosome 1, bFalChe1.pri, whole genome shotgun sequence includes:
- the ANXA5 gene encoding annexin A5, producing MAKYTRGTVTAFSPFDARADAEALRKAMKGMGTDEETVLKILTSRNNAQRQEIASAFKTLFGRDLVDDLKSELTGKFETLMVSLMRPTYIFDAHALKHAIKGAGTNEKVLTEILASRTPAEVQSIKQVYLQEYEANLEDKITGETSGYFQRLLVVLLQANRDPDGRVDEGLVEQDAQVLFRAGELKWGTDEEKFITILGTRSVSHLRKVFDKYMTISGFQIEETIDRETSGDLEKLLLAVVKCIRSVPAYFAETLYYSMKGAGTDDDTLIRVMVSRSEIDLWDIRQEFRKNFAKSLYQMIQKDTSGDYRKALLLLCGGNDE from the exons ATGGCGAAG TACACGAGAGGCACCGTGACAGCCTTCTCTCCTTTTGATGCCAGAGCTGATGCAGAAGCTCTTCGTAAGGCCATGAAAGGAATGG GGACTGATGAAGAAACTGTTCTGAAGATCCTTACCAGCAGAAACAATGCTCAGCGTCAAGAAAttgcatctgcttttaaaaccttATTTGGCAgg GATCTTGTAGATGACCTGAAATCAGAACTTACCGGCAAATTTGAAACATTGATGGTATCTTTGATGAGACCAACGTATATTTTTGATGCTCATGCACTGAAGCATGCCATCAAG ggagcaggaacCAATGAGAAAGTGTTGACTGAAATTCTTGCCTCCAGAACACCTGCGGAAGTGCAGAGTATTAAACAGGTTTATCTGCAAG AATATGAGGCCAACTTGGAGGATAAGATCACAGGAGAAACATCAGGCTATTTTCAGAGACTGCTGGTGGTCCTGTTGCAG GCAAACAGAGATCCTGATGGCAGAGTTGATGAGGGTCTTGTTGAGCAGGATGCACAG gttttgtttagagctggggagctgaaatggggaacagatgaagaaaagttCATCACCATCTTGGGAACCCGAAGTGTTTCCCATTTAAGGAAGG tgtttgACAAATACATGACTATTTCCGGCTTTCAAATTGAAGAGACCATTGATCGTGAAACCTCTGGTGATTTGGAGAAGCTGCTTTTGGCAGTTG tgaaatgcatCCGAAGCGTGCCTGCCTATTTTGCTGAGACTCTGTATTATTCCATGAAG gGGGCTGGCACTGATGACGATACCCTGATCAGAGTCATGGTTTCAAGAAGTGAAATTGATCTGTGGGATATTAGACAAGAATTCAGAAAGAATTTTGCAAAATCATTGTATCAAATGATTCAg AAAGATACGTCTGGGGACTACAGGAAAGCACTCCTGCTCCTCTGTGGTGGAAATGATGAGTAA